A part of Paenibacillus sp. 481 genomic DNA contains:
- a CDS encoding acyl-CoA dehydrogenase family protein codes for MYANENRRADRTSLSSSHVTDYCAKAAAGLQQIERIAQVMKKDAKALDEQHGLPLHHVEALREMGYPSWTVPTAYGGQGMPLPTWLAAQERLARANPAVALGMGWHGGIVYDLALKQLWPETAMAHVCQRIVRDGALINRAAMEVGGGSPSRGGKPRTTAQRLPEGGYRITGRKTFTTFAPMLEWFIVTASIEGTEEVAEFLVPHHAERVLVEWTWDMIGMRGTASHDIVLEGAMVSEEAKLYTYSQEDYRKPNPYLLHIPACYLGIGGAAQEEAIKFALSYAPPSLNGSVIHAPHVQQLLGEIELELTVARHLLYRVAEEWEANGLDMPSSKFADIAAVKTHVVQAALSTVDKAMRIVGAHGLRMDHPLQMMYRDVRFGLHNPPMENTAISMLAQRSIEYVQHGNSQSVD; via the coding sequence ATGTACGCAAACGAGAATCGTAGGGCGGATAGGACGTCACTGTCATCTTCACATGTCACGGATTATTGTGCAAAGGCGGCTGCGGGGCTACAGCAAATTGAACGGATTGCCCAAGTGATGAAGAAAGATGCGAAAGCATTAGATGAGCAGCATGGCTTGCCGCTACATCATGTGGAGGCGCTGCGTGAAATGGGCTACCCCTCATGGACGGTGCCGACTGCATACGGAGGCCAAGGCATGCCGCTACCGACCTGGCTTGCGGCTCAGGAGAGGCTAGCCCGCGCTAACCCTGCGGTAGCCCTTGGCATGGGCTGGCATGGCGGCATCGTGTATGACTTGGCGCTGAAGCAGCTGTGGCCGGAGACTGCGATGGCGCACGTATGCCAACGTATCGTTCGCGATGGCGCGCTCATTAATCGCGCAGCTATGGAAGTTGGCGGTGGCAGCCCATCGCGTGGCGGCAAGCCGCGAACAACAGCGCAACGGTTGCCGGAAGGTGGCTACCGCATAACGGGACGCAAAACGTTTACGACCTTTGCGCCGATGTTAGAGTGGTTCATCGTGACCGCTTCCATTGAAGGCACAGAAGAAGTGGCCGAATTTCTCGTTCCGCATCATGCTGAACGAGTGCTTGTGGAATGGACGTGGGACATGATCGGGATGCGCGGCACAGCAAGCCATGACATCGTGCTAGAGGGGGCGATGGTGTCTGAGGAGGCGAAACTATACACGTATAGTCAAGAGGATTACCGTAAGCCCAATCCCTATTTGCTTCACATCCCAGCCTGTTACTTAGGGATTGGTGGAGCTGCTCAGGAAGAAGCAATTAAGTTTGCACTCTCCTATGCACCACCGTCGCTGAACGGCTCAGTCATACATGCTCCCCATGTGCAACAGCTTCTTGGTGAAATCGAACTTGAATTAACAGTAGCTCGCCATCTGTTATATCGTGTGGCAGAGGAGTGGGAGGCAAACGGGCTTGATATGCCGTCCAGTAAATTTGCCGATATTGCAGCAGTTAAGACGCATGTCGTGCAAGCAGCGTTGTCTACGGTAGATAAGGCCATGCGGATCGTGGGCGCTCATGGTCTACGTATGGATCATCCCTTGCAAATGATGTACCGTGATGTACGTTTTGGCTTGCATAATCCGCCGATGGAAAATACCGCGATCTCTATGCTAGCTCAGCGCTCTATTGAATATGTTCAACACGGCAACAGCCAATCTGTGGATTGA
- the solA gene encoding N-methyl-L-tryptophan oxidase, which yields MDIKYDVIVIGAGSFGASAGAHLARAGAKVLLLDAYYPPHERGSHHGATRIFRAGYTMGSAYVELAKLARERWLELERDAEQILGGYCQGSLFLPTGTISIGARNNDALAKKEAGCLQHEIPYQRWDQYETERLYPVLSLPKDSEVLFEPWGGVLLSEQIIKAYIQLAIRAGAQFLPYHPVQQINSSRSGVQIVSGNKRFEAGRVLVTAGVYLPQLLPALQLPIQAARRVFAWYEDQKGLHDAAQFPSFIVHEHEGSEYYGIPSLQGSGLKVGHHQRGQSWGLDQPVAPFGTYPSDEGELHAFVKRMFPRVGECSGGAACLYELTPNEHFMIDRHPTEERIWFAGGGSGHGFKFASAIGPLLGEWLLQGTPPKQLRPFHLAAAL from the coding sequence ATGGACATTAAATATGATGTCATTGTCATCGGAGCGGGTTCATTTGGAGCAAGTGCAGGTGCGCATTTAGCTCGTGCAGGAGCGAAGGTATTGCTGCTTGATGCTTACTACCCGCCACACGAACGGGGGAGCCATCATGGTGCTACCCGTATATTTCGAGCGGGCTATACGATGGGGTCAGCTTATGTGGAGCTGGCGAAGCTTGCGCGTGAACGGTGGTTAGAGTTGGAGCGGGATGCCGAGCAGATACTGGGAGGCTATTGTCAGGGGAGTCTGTTCCTGCCTACAGGAACGATTAGCATCGGTGCACGTAATAATGATGCGTTAGCGAAGAAGGAAGCGGGCTGCCTTCAACATGAAATTCCGTATCAGCGCTGGGATCAGTATGAAACGGAGCGTCTATATCCCGTCCTAAGCTTGCCCAAGGACAGTGAAGTGCTGTTCGAGCCTTGGGGTGGGGTGCTATTGAGCGAGCAAATTATTAAGGCATATATCCAACTCGCTATTCGTGCGGGAGCTCAATTTCTGCCTTATCACCCGGTGCAGCAAATAAACAGCAGCCGGAGTGGGGTACAAATTGTGAGCGGCAATAAGCGATTCGAGGCAGGGCGTGTACTTGTAACAGCGGGTGTGTATTTGCCGCAGCTACTGCCTGCGCTACAGCTACCGATACAAGCAGCTCGTCGCGTATTTGCTTGGTACGAGGATCAGAAAGGGCTGCACGATGCGGCGCAGTTTCCGTCATTTATTGTGCATGAACATGAAGGATCAGAGTATTATGGTATACCTTCGTTGCAAGGCTCAGGCTTGAAGGTAGGGCATCATCAACGCGGTCAGTCATGGGGGTTGGATCAGCCTGTAGCGCCTTTTGGTACTTATCCGAGTGATGAAGGGGAGTTGCATGCTTTCGTGAAGCGGATGTTCCCGAGGGTAGGGGAATGTAGTGGTGGAGCAGCTTGTTTGTACGAATTAACGCCAAATGAGCATTTTATGATTGATCGTCATCCGACAGAAGAGCGAATATGGTTTGCAGGTGGCGGCTCAGGCCATGGATTCAAATTCGCTAGTGCGATTGGGCCCCTGTTAGGCGAATGGTTACTGCAAGGTACGCCTCCTAAGCAATTGAGGCCGTTTCATTTAGCTGCTGCCTTGTAG
- the motA gene encoding flagellar motor stator protein MotA: MEKSTLIGLVLALISVTLGMYFKGAALSNLINPAAYLIIFVGTAAALFIAFPMRELKKFPTLIGMTFKQQELVDRVQLIKLFMEWATITRREGLLALETRIDDIDDDFLRNGMRMIIDGNDQDFVRDVLMEDIHATEDRHRAGALIFTQAGTYAPTLGVLGAVIGLIAALSQMSDMNALASAIAAAFVATLLGIFSGYVLWHPIANKLKRLSQSEILIRMMMVEGLLSIQSGVSTIAINQKLSVFLTPKERAEMGTEEEVRSE, encoded by the coding sequence ATGGAGAAATCGACTTTAATCGGATTAGTGCTTGCATTAATATCTGTCACCCTCGGGATGTATTTTAAGGGCGCAGCATTATCCAACCTTATTAATCCGGCTGCATATCTAATTATTTTTGTTGGTACAGCAGCCGCGCTCTTCATTGCATTCCCGATGAGAGAGCTGAAGAAATTCCCGACATTGATTGGCATGACATTCAAACAGCAAGAACTAGTAGACCGTGTACAACTAATCAAATTGTTTATGGAGTGGGCGACAATTACACGCCGCGAAGGATTGCTGGCGTTGGAGACGCGCATTGACGATATTGATGATGATTTTTTGCGCAACGGAATGCGGATGATCATTGACGGTAACGATCAGGACTTTGTACGTGACGTGTTAATGGAAGACATTCATGCGACAGAAGATCGCCACCGTGCAGGGGCTCTTATTTTTACTCAAGCAGGTACATATGCGCCTACCCTAGGTGTACTAGGAGCGGTTATCGGTCTAATTGCGGCACTATCGCAAATGTCCGACATGAACGCACTTGCTTCAGCAATCGCTGCTGCCTTCGTAGCTACATTATTGGGTATTTTCTCAGGGTACGTATTATGGCATCCTATTGCAAATAAACTGAAACGTTTGTCGCAGAGTGAGATTCTCATTCGCATGATGATGGTTGAAGGACTGTTGTCCATTCAATCCGGCGTTTCTACGATTGCTATCAATCAAAAACTTTCTGTCTTCTTAACACCAAAAGAACGCGCTGAAATGGGAACTGAGGAGGAGGTACGCAGTGAGTAA
- a CDS encoding flagellar motor protein MotB, whose amino-acid sequence MSKKRKQHHEEHIDESWLIPYADILTLLLALFIVLYSMQAVDKKKFEEMSQAFSVALNTGGVNILDQTSVIRTGGQKVEQMDESKDHRSDSPQKEREQHMRQAQLEQQKLEQLQRKLDEYIKSNGLADQLNTKLNHSELKITINDSALFDSGKADLKNDAKQLAVTIGSMLKNYPGYEVVVTGHTDDRPISNSRFASNWDLSSARALSFMKIVLERSEIHPKLFKAVGMGEYHPIAENKTDEGRSKNRRVEVSILRKYTDKNAPGQGSSLPRAVQGSGSAKLESPTP is encoded by the coding sequence GTGAGTAAAAAGCGCAAGCAGCACCATGAAGAGCACATTGATGAATCGTGGCTCATTCCGTATGCTGATATTCTTACGCTGCTGCTCGCCCTCTTCATCGTGCTATACTCCATGCAGGCGGTGGATAAGAAGAAGTTCGAGGAAATGAGTCAAGCCTTTAGTGTCGCACTCAACACGGGTGGGGTTAATATTTTAGATCAGACGTCCGTCATTCGTACGGGTGGTCAAAAAGTAGAACAGATGGACGAAAGCAAAGATCACCGCTCCGATTCCCCGCAAAAGGAAAGAGAGCAGCACATGCGTCAAGCGCAACTTGAACAGCAGAAGCTGGAGCAGTTGCAACGCAAGTTGGATGAATATATTAAGAGCAACGGCTTAGCTGATCAATTGAATACGAAGCTCAATCACTCTGAGTTGAAGATTACAATTAACGACAGTGCCCTGTTTGATTCAGGGAAAGCTGACTTGAAGAACGATGCGAAGCAACTGGCGGTTACCATTGGATCGATGTTGAAGAACTACCCGGGCTATGAGGTCGTAGTAACGGGCCATACGGATGATCGTCCGATTTCCAATAGCCGCTTTGCATCGAACTGGGATTTGAGTTCGGCACGAGCGCTTAGCTTTATGAAGATTGTACTCGAACGCTCAGAAATTCACCCTAAGCTATTCAAAGCGGTTGGGATGGGTGAGTACCATCCGATTGCCGAGAATAAGACCGATGAGGGACGTTCGAAGAACCGTCGTGTTGAAGTCTCGATCCTTCGGAAGTACACAGACAAGAACGCTCCAGGGCAAGGCAGCAGCCTCCCTCGCGCAGTACAAGGCAGTGGCAGTGCCAAGCTAGAATCGCCAACGCCGTAA
- a CDS encoding ATP-binding protein — protein MRLSIKAKLSIFISCTVLLALLMHMIVNYYTTKSKLTEEIEQRMRVTAQQIDISVKQARHAAQLLDEQLAEKLYVASVHIASKLPPDIEDVRDGQLTELSKELRISHISLLSEVDNGQDIVVKKSSDGKEMGLSTKKWSYWYTAFQQLLKTGQVTVSEGQKFHNFWAGPIDRSSSDPDYNDKWGYYYDHKRNYIINPYLRNESIQSFFDTKRIKELTEKTKETQANVLEITAFNPQTIGKGPKVTRRSDGQSIIRPEDSVILYGSHEYEHALDKKYVHEAMANESVFVECKVDGGYVLKGFYRMQDKKPYVLTIVMDGQALASTLHDQLMQSIAVGIVLLEIVLVGSYLLAGMLIRPVQAIVQKVNMISVGHFSTRLNVERKDELGILAARINAMARNLNMSTDKMRTLYEENRTIKEQLESFINQSNDAIHVNDLSGRVQRVNQAFVDMFGWSMEDVLDMPLSNIPEQVLEEELEAEQLLRSGQNIGARETLRLTRDGRLLDVSVSTSPIYNERGECVAWASIIRDMTSRKRMEELLRRSEKLTTVGQLAAGVAHEIRNPLTTLRGFLQLQQQTKHLNSGHVNMMLSELDRINLIVSEFLILAKPQAVRFQPKDVRIIMGEVMSLLDSQAHLLNIGFVKRFSEDVPLVECEENQLKQVFINVIKNAMEAISDGGKVELSIDSSDEGNVIIVIEDNGIGIPQDHLSRLGDPFFTNKEKGTGLGLMVSQRIIHNHKGTFDIMSEEDCGTSVTIRLPAIDNSQARSRDLVVINKMK, from the coding sequence ATGCGTCTTTCCATTAAAGCGAAACTTTCCATTTTTATCTCCTGTACGGTGCTTCTTGCACTATTAATGCATATGATTGTCAACTACTATACGACGAAGTCTAAGCTTACTGAGGAAATTGAACAACGTATGCGTGTGACTGCGCAACAGATTGACATTTCTGTTAAGCAAGCCCGTCATGCTGCTCAATTGCTGGATGAGCAGTTAGCTGAGAAGCTTTATGTAGCGTCTGTACATATTGCGTCCAAACTTCCACCGGATATTGAAGATGTCAGAGATGGACAATTAACCGAACTGAGCAAGGAGCTTCGAATCTCACATATCTCATTGCTTAGTGAAGTAGACAATGGACAAGACATTGTAGTTAAAAAGTCATCTGACGGTAAGGAAATGGGTCTATCCACAAAGAAGTGGAGTTACTGGTATACTGCTTTTCAGCAGCTCTTAAAGACCGGGCAAGTGACGGTATCGGAAGGGCAAAAGTTTCATAACTTTTGGGCGGGGCCCATCGATAGATCTTCTTCCGATCCTGACTACAACGATAAGTGGGGATATTACTACGATCATAAAAGAAACTATATTATTAATCCTTATCTTCGTAATGAGAGTATTCAGTCGTTTTTTGATACAAAGCGTATTAAAGAACTAACTGAAAAGACGAAAGAGACGCAAGCAAACGTATTGGAGATAACGGCTTTTAATCCGCAGACGATTGGTAAAGGTCCGAAAGTAACGAGGCGTAGTGACGGACAATCTATCATTAGACCTGAGGATAGTGTTATTTTATACGGTAGCCATGAGTACGAACATGCTTTGGACAAGAAGTATGTCCATGAAGCGATGGCAAATGAGAGCGTATTTGTCGAATGCAAGGTTGACGGTGGATACGTGCTCAAAGGATTTTATCGCATGCAAGATAAAAAGCCTTACGTCTTAACGATTGTGATGGATGGGCAAGCTTTAGCGTCCACTCTCCATGATCAGTTAATGCAAAGTATTGCGGTGGGCATTGTGTTGTTGGAGATCGTACTTGTGGGAAGTTACTTGTTAGCAGGTATGTTAATTCGACCGGTGCAAGCTATTGTGCAAAAAGTTAATATGATCTCCGTCGGACATTTTAGTACACGACTAAACGTAGAGCGTAAAGATGAGTTGGGTATATTAGCAGCTCGCATCAATGCAATGGCTCGAAATTTAAATATGTCCACTGATAAAATGCGCACTTTATATGAAGAAAATCGAACGATCAAAGAGCAGCTGGAATCGTTTATTAATCAATCGAATGATGCTATTCATGTCAATGACCTAAGTGGTCGTGTGCAGCGCGTGAATCAGGCATTCGTTGATATGTTTGGTTGGAGCATGGAAGATGTGCTCGATATGCCTTTGTCCAACATACCTGAACAGGTGCTGGAGGAGGAGCTGGAAGCAGAACAATTGTTGCGTTCTGGCCAGAACATAGGCGCAAGGGAAACGCTCCGCTTAACGAGAGATGGTCGACTGCTCGACGTTAGTGTAAGCACGTCACCGATCTATAATGAGCGGGGAGAGTGCGTGGCGTGGGCAAGCATTATTCGGGATATGACGAGTCGCAAACGGATGGAGGAGCTGCTACGTCGTTCTGAGAAGTTGACAACGGTAGGTCAACTTGCTGCGGGCGTTGCGCATGAAATTCGCAACCCGTTAACGACATTACGCGGATTTTTACAATTACAGCAGCAGACAAAGCACCTTAATTCCGGACATGTTAATATGATGCTGTCAGAGTTGGATCGTATTAATCTTATTGTCAGTGAGTTTCTGATTCTGGCGAAGCCACAAGCCGTACGTTTTCAACCGAAAGACGTTCGGATTATTATGGGTGAAGTTATGTCTTTACTCGATAGCCAAGCGCATCTGCTGAACATTGGCTTTGTCAAAAGGTTTAGCGAAGATGTACCGCTTGTCGAATGTGAGGAGAATCAGCTTAAGCAAGTGTTTATCAACGTCATAAAAAATGCGATGGAAGCTATTTCAGACGGGGGTAAAGTTGAATTAAGCATCGACTCCAGTGATGAGGGCAACGTTATTATTGTCATCGAGGATAATGGGATTGGTATTCCGCAAGACCATTTATCTCGCTTAGGAGATCCATTCTTTACGAATAAAGAGAAGGGAACCGGTTTGGGGTTGATGGTAAGCCAACGTATTATTCATAACCATAAGGGGACGTTCGACATTATGAGTGAAGAGGATTGTGGAACTTCAGTGACGATCAGGCTACCAGCTATCGACAATTCGCAGGCCAGATCACGGGATCTAGTCGTCATAAACAAAATGAAGTAG
- the tadA gene encoding tRNA adenosine(34) deaminase TadA: MSDSTISPTGEPETLSHEYWMRFAIEEAKQAEAIGEVPIGAIVVHNNEIIGRGYNLRETTLDSTAHAEMIAIREASESLQSWRLLNCTLYVTLEPCPMCAGAIVQSRVPYVVYGTTDPKAGCVGTLMNLLQESRFNHRSEVTDGILREECAVLLTNFFRKLRLKRSAVLQTEAPTTAHTEPHTQSHSEPPIQS; this comes from the coding sequence ATGTCAGACTCAACGATTTCTCCAACAGGAGAACCAGAAACGTTATCGCATGAATATTGGATGCGATTTGCTATTGAAGAAGCGAAACAAGCGGAAGCGATCGGGGAAGTTCCGATTGGCGCCATTGTTGTCCACAATAATGAAATTATCGGGCGCGGTTACAACTTGCGTGAAACGACGCTCGATTCAACTGCGCATGCCGAAATGATCGCAATTCGCGAAGCGAGCGAGTCCCTACAATCGTGGCGGCTACTTAACTGTACACTTTACGTGACGTTAGAGCCTTGCCCCATGTGCGCAGGAGCTATCGTCCAATCTCGTGTACCGTACGTCGTTTACGGTACAACCGATCCGAAAGCAGGCTGTGTCGGAACACTTATGAATTTATTGCAGGAGTCCCGCTTTAATCACCGTTCGGAAGTCACAGATGGAATATTGCGCGAGGAATGCGCTGTATTACTAACTAACTTCTTTAGAAAATTACGCTTGAAGCGATCTGCTGTACTGCAAACGGAAGCTCCTACGACAGCTCATACGGAGCCTCATACGCAATCTCATTCGGAACCTCCCATACAATCGTAA
- a CDS encoding YitT family protein — translation MGIGNLLTRVFFIIVGAVLMAVGLELFLVPNQIIDGGVTGISIISSHLSGWPLGIFLFVLNLPFLVLGYKQIGKTFALSTLLGIIVMSVGTQLLHSTPAFVDDVFLAAVFGGIVLGIGIGIVIRFGGSLDGTEIVAILLNKKTPFSVGEIVMFFNLFILTSAGFVFGWDKAMYSLIAYFIAFKMIDITVEGLNDSKAVWIISDNHKAIGDALLSRLGRGVTYMHGEGGFSGDEKKVIFTVITRLEEAKLKAIVEEQDDQAFLAIGDIHDVKGGRFKKKDIH, via the coding sequence ATGGGCATTGGCAATTTGCTAACCCGTGTGTTCTTTATTATTGTGGGTGCAGTGTTGATGGCTGTAGGTCTTGAATTGTTCCTCGTTCCTAACCAGATTATAGATGGTGGAGTTACCGGTATTTCAATTATTAGTTCACACTTATCTGGTTGGCCACTTGGTATATTCCTATTTGTGTTGAACTTGCCGTTTCTAGTCCTAGGTTATAAGCAGATTGGAAAGACGTTTGCATTATCCACATTACTAGGTATTATCGTGATGTCAGTAGGGACACAATTGCTGCACTCCACACCCGCGTTCGTCGATGACGTGTTTTTAGCTGCGGTGTTCGGGGGAATTGTACTCGGTATCGGTATCGGTATTGTTATACGTTTTGGGGGGTCGCTGGATGGGACGGAAATCGTGGCCATTTTGCTGAATAAGAAGACTCCATTTTCAGTCGGCGAAATTGTCATGTTTTTCAACCTCTTCATTTTAACAAGCGCAGGCTTTGTATTTGGATGGGATAAAGCCATGTACTCGTTAATTGCATACTTTATTGCGTTCAAAATGATAGATATTACGGTAGAAGGTCTGAATGACTCAAAAGCAGTCTGGATTATAAGTGATAATCATAAAGCAATTGGGGATGCGCTACTTAGCCGATTAGGGCGTGGAGTTACGTACATGCATGGCGAAGGTGGATTTTCTGGGGATGAGAAAAAGGTCATTTTTACGGTTATTACTCGTCTTGAAGAAGCGAAACTAAAGGCGATTGTAGAGGAGCAGGATGACCAAGCATTCTTGGCAATTGGCGATATCCATGATGTAAAAGGTGGAAGATTTAAGAAGAAGGACATCCACTAG
- a CDS encoding small acid-soluble spore protein P produces MSSGKSKAIPVPEADQPTRHRAGNERGAVQEPLSGSKKVKSKNHVSHNNPQG; encoded by the coding sequence ATGAGTAGTGGAAAATCAAAAGCGATTCCTGTACCTGAAGCGGATCAACCAACGCGGCACCGTGCTGGCAATGAACGAGGGGCTGTTCAAGAGCCGTTATCGGGTTCCAAAAAAGTGAAAAGTAAAAACCATGTAAGTCATAACAATCCGCAAGGATAA
- a CDS encoding ABC transporter permease, protein MEAMAFLLNGTFVFATALIFAALGGLITERTGVVNLGLEGFMVAGAFSAAVTAYFAEQAGLGGMSAWIGFLSAPLCALLFALMHAIASVRFKADQVISGIVVNMLAASSTFFLVKLIFDGAAETPMLTEVFGKTNIPFLSDLPFFGVAFFQVYPTTIVALILVVIIYFVMFKTPLGLRMRAVGEHPGSADTAGIRVNRLRFLAVLVGGMVASLGGATIALTANSSFSFNTISGQGFIALAAVIFGRWHPIGAMGAALFFGLAQALKDKVQLFEFAKQVPTEVFYMLPYVLTLIVLIFTSKRTSAPAALGQPYDPGKR, encoded by the coding sequence ATGGAAGCAATGGCGTTTCTGCTTAACGGTACGTTCGTATTTGCAACTGCGCTTATATTCGCAGCGCTTGGTGGATTAATCACAGAACGTACGGGGGTAGTTAACCTCGGTCTAGAAGGATTCATGGTAGCGGGAGCATTTTCTGCTGCTGTCACTGCTTACTTTGCGGAGCAAGCGGGTCTAGGCGGGATGTCGGCATGGATCGGCTTCCTAAGTGCTCCATTGTGCGCGTTGTTGTTCGCGCTAATGCATGCAATTGCTTCAGTTCGCTTTAAAGCGGATCAAGTTATTAGTGGAATCGTCGTCAACATGTTGGCAGCAAGCTCTACGTTCTTCTTAGTTAAGCTCATTTTCGATGGAGCGGCGGAGACGCCAATGTTGACTGAGGTATTTGGTAAGACGAACATTCCGTTCTTGTCGGATTTACCGTTTTTCGGTGTAGCATTTTTCCAAGTGTACCCGACGACGATTGTGGCACTTATTCTCGTCGTAATTATTTACTTTGTAATGTTTAAAACACCGCTTGGTTTGCGGATGCGTGCTGTAGGTGAGCATCCAGGATCAGCTGACACAGCGGGAATCCGTGTTAACCGTCTTCGCTTCTTAGCAGTATTAGTGGGCGGTATGGTCGCTTCCTTAGGTGGCGCGACTATCGCGTTGACTGCAAATAGCAGCTTCTCGTTCAATACGATTTCCGGTCAAGGGTTTATTGCCTTGGCGGCTGTTATCTTCGGACGTTGGCACCCAATCGGAGCGATGGGAGCAGCATTGTTCTTCGGCTTGGCACAAGCGTTGAAGGATAAAGTACAGCTGTTCGAATTTGCGAAGCAGGTACCGACAGAAGTGTTCTACATGCTTCCGTATGTGCTCACACTAATCGTGCTTATCTTTACATCCAAGCGCACTAGTGCACCGGCAGCACTCGGTCAGCCGTACGATCCGGGTAAACGCTAA
- a CDS encoding ABC transporter permease → MANHAQTGKSSSGWLALLKQESVWISVLSIIIGLIIGAVVMLAGGYDPLLAYESLLLKLFGSKYDVGEALGVIVPLIMTGLAVAIAFRSGMFNIGVEGQIVMGSIGAIVVGHFVNLPPVLHGIVSLLAGTVLGGLWGMLVAWLKTSRGINEVITCIMLNWTALYLSHIVIRTLMEEPGAGRSKMIQDSASISLDRLTAWMDGARVHWGFAIAMIAVIGYYFFINKTKWGYEMRAVGSNKHAAHYAGISVKKTTLRAFFISGMLGGMVGTFEVLGVFKYLAIAPATSGLGFDGIAVALLGMNTALGVLLAAILFGALMYGAQGMSFGADVPGEVIRMVISIIIFFAAAPGILRLVLKRWPRKRQEVSADGSNGVSA, encoded by the coding sequence ATGGCTAACCATGCACAAACAGGCAAGTCGTCATCCGGTTGGTTGGCTCTGCTCAAGCAGGAGTCGGTATGGATTTCGGTCTTATCTATCATTATCGGTTTGATCATTGGTGCGGTGGTAATGTTAGCTGGTGGATATGATCCATTGCTTGCTTACGAATCACTCTTATTGAAACTTTTTGGATCAAAGTATGATGTGGGTGAAGCTTTAGGCGTTATTGTACCGCTTATTATGACAGGTCTTGCTGTTGCGATTGCCTTCCGTTCAGGTATGTTCAATATCGGGGTTGAAGGTCAAATCGTAATGGGTTCCATAGGAGCAATCGTTGTAGGGCACTTCGTGAACTTGCCACCTGTATTGCACGGAATCGTTTCCTTGCTTGCAGGTACGGTGTTGGGCGGATTGTGGGGCATGCTCGTAGCATGGCTGAAGACAAGCCGCGGCATTAATGAAGTTATTACGTGTATTATGTTGAACTGGACTGCGCTTTACTTGAGCCATATTGTGATTCGTACCCTTATGGAGGAGCCAGGTGCAGGACGTTCTAAAATGATTCAGGACTCAGCAAGCATTTCGCTAGATCGACTAACAGCTTGGATGGACGGAGCTCGCGTTCACTGGGGCTTTGCCATCGCGATGATTGCTGTAATAGGCTACTACTTCTTTATTAATAAAACGAAGTGGGGCTATGAAATGCGTGCAGTAGGCTCCAATAAGCATGCAGCACATTACGCAGGTATTTCCGTAAAGAAAACAACACTTCGTGCCTTCTTCATCTCCGGTATGCTCGGTGGTATGGTTGGTACATTCGAAGTGTTGGGCGTATTTAAATATTTGGCTATCGCGCCAGCAACATCAGGACTTGGCTTTGACGGTATTGCCGTTGCATTGCTCGGCATGAACACAGCACTTGGTGTATTACTTGCCGCAATATTATTCGGTGCTCTGATGTACGGTGCGCAAGGTATGAGTTTCGGTGCTGACGTACCAGGCGAAGTTATTCGAATGGTTATCAGTATTATCATCTTCTTTGCCGCAGCGCCAGGTATATTGCGCCTTGTGTTGAAACGCTGGCCACGCAAACGACAGGAGGTGAGCGCTGATGGAAGCAATGGCGTTTCTGCTTAA